The window CGCGCTCGCGACGACGATCCTCGCCAATGCGCTGCGCGCCTGGGGCACGATGGTCGCCGCCGAGATCTGGGGTGTCGAGGCGGCGGGCGGGATCGACCATATCTTTTACGGCTGGATCTTCTTCGGCGTGGTGATCGCGCTGGTGATGCTGGTGGCGCGGCGCTGGTTCGATCGGCCGGCCAATGATGTCGCGATCGATGGGAACGGGCTTGAAGGCGTGCCGCTTTTTGCGGGGCGTGCGAAAGCCGTGCTCCCCGGGGCGCTCTTCATACCGCTGCTATTCATGGCTTGGGCGACACTGATCGGTGGGCGTTCGGCTCCCTTGGCCCCAACGATGGCTGTGGCAACACCAGCCGGGTGGACTGCGCTGAGGGAAACGAGTCCGCTTTGGCTGCCGCGTTTCGATGGAGCGGACCGATATCTCACTCGCTATTTCTTCAATGCGAAAGGCCACCTCGTCACCGTTGCCATTGGCGGGTACGAGCGGCAAGCCGAGGGACGCGAGGTCGCTGCTTATGGGCAGGGCGCGATCGACCCTGACAGCAAATGGGCTTGGAGCGCATCGCTCCCGTCGATCGATGGAGGCAAGACAGAAAGGTTGCTGCACCCCGGCCCTTGGCTGCGCGACGCCACCACCTGGTATGTCGTCAATGGGACGGCCACAGGCAGTCCGCGTGGTGCGAAGCTCGCGGGCCTCAAGGCGCGGCTGCTCGGTGGCGATCCCCGAGCCCTATCGCTGATCGTCTCGGCTGAGGAGGGGCGGGGCGGGACGAAAGCGATCGCCGATTTCGTTTCCGCGTCGGGCGGAGCGCAGGCGATGGCTGACCGCGCGCTCAAACTGCGCTAGAGCCCCACCGAATATGTGCGGGATCGCGGGCCTTTATCATCTGGACACGGCAAAGCCGGTCGATCCGGCGCGGCTGCGCGCGATGCTCCATCCCATGAGCCATCGCGGCCCCGACGGCACCGGTGTGTGGACCGCGCCGGGCGTCGGTCTCGGCCATCTGCGTCTCTCGATCATCGACATCGCCGGCAGCCCGCAGCCGATGGCGAGCGACGACGAGGCGGTGACGCTCAGTTACAACGGCGAAATCTATAATTTCCGCGAACTGCGCGCCGAACTGGAGGAGCGTGGGCACCGCTTCCGCACCAGCGGCGATACCGAAGTCATCATCGCGGCGTGGAGGCAATGGGGCGTCGAGTGCTTGTCGCGGCTCAACGGCATGTTCGCCTTTGCGCTCCATGATCACCAGCGCGGCTGCCTGTTCCTCGCGCGCGATCGGTTGGGGGTGAAGCCGCTCCATCATGCGCGGTTGTCGGACGGGTCGCTGGCGTTCGCGTCCGAGCTCAAGGGGCTGCTGCGGCACCCGCTGCTGCGGCAGGATGCGAACCTGTCGGCGATCGAGGATTTCCTCGCGCTCGGTTACGTCCCCGACGACAATTGCATCGTCGCGGGGGTGCAGAAATTGCCCGCGGGCCATTATCTGCTGCTCGAACGCGGCAAGCCGGTGCCCGCGCCGACCTGCTGGTGGGCGCCCGATTTCTCGAAACGCATCCGCGCGAGCGAGGGCGAGGCGGCCGAGCATCTGACGCACCTGACGCGCGCCGCGGTGACCGACCGCATGGTGTCCGACGTACCGCTCGGCGCCTTCCTGTCGGGCGGGGTCGACTCGAGCGCGGTCGTCGCGCTGATGGCCGAGGCGAGCAGCAAGGCGGTCAAGACCTGCACGATCGGCTTCGACCAGGCGGCGCTCGACGAGACCGCCTATGCGCAGGCGATCGCCGAGCGTTTCGCGACCGATCATCGGACACGCACCGTCGCGGCGGCCGATTTCGGGCTGGTCGATACGATCGCCGACATGTTCGACGAGCCGTTCGCCGATGCGAGCGCGCTGCCGACCTACCGCGTGTGCGAACTGGCGCGCGAAGAGGTCACCGTCGCGCTATCGGGCGACGGCGCCGACGAGGCGTTTGCTGGTTATCGCCGGCTGGTGTTCCAGCATCAGGAAGAGAAACTCCGCGGGCTGATCCC is drawn from Sphingopyxis sp. OPL5 and contains these coding sequences:
- the xrtA gene encoding exosortase A is translated as MRTGALNLTQPKSWTRWQSHLIALTGLSLAILALFHRDTADIAGIWWHSSTFTHCLLMVPMIGWLVSQRAALLRPLTPVYWWPALIWIAGAGLVWLVGEAAGVGLFRQIGLVLMLQGAVAATLGEKLVRGLLFPLAYALLLVPFGEELVPLLQTLTAHISIVLLHLVGLDAQMEGVFITTRAGFFEVAEECSGISFLIAMFAYAVFAAHLCFRSWTRRIVFVAGALATTILANALRAWGTMVAAEIWGVEAAGGIDHIFYGWIFFGVVIALVMLVARRWFDRPANDVAIDGNGLEGVPLFAGRAKAVLPGALFIPLLFMAWATLIGGRSAPLAPTMAVATPAGWTALRETSPLWLPRFDGADRYLTRYFFNAKGHLVTVAIGGYERQAEGREVAAYGQGAIDPDSKWAWSASLPSIDGGKTERLLHPGPWLRDATTWYVVNGTATGSPRGAKLAGLKARLLGGDPRALSLIVSAEEGRGGTKAIADFVSASGGAQAMADRALKLR
- a CDS encoding XrtA/PEP-CTERM system amidotransferase; translation: MCGIAGLYHLDTAKPVDPARLRAMLHPMSHRGPDGTGVWTAPGVGLGHLRLSIIDIAGSPQPMASDDEAVTLSYNGEIYNFRELRAELEERGHRFRTSGDTEVIIAAWRQWGVECLSRLNGMFAFALHDHQRGCLFLARDRLGVKPLHHARLSDGSLAFASELKGLLRHPLLRQDANLSAIEDFLALGYVPDDNCIVAGVQKLPAGHYLLLERGKPVPAPTCWWAPDFSKRIRASEGEAAEHLTHLTRAAVTDRMVSDVPLGAFLSGGVDSSAVVALMAEASSKAVKTCTIGFDQAALDETAYAQAIAERFATDHRTRTVAAADFGLVDTIADMFDEPFADASALPTYRVCELAREEVTVALSGDGADEAFAGYRRLVFQHQEEKLRGLIPGVLRRHVLGPLAKVWPQMDWAPRPLRARATLASLSKSGAEGYAEAVGVTGPDQRARLFNDAAKNALGDHVAEARYWQAMADAPAREPLDRAQYADLKIWLPGDILTKTDRMSMAVSLEAREPLLDYRLVEFAASLPASMRVKGGTGKAILKQAMERYLPHDILYRPKMGFVTPVSHWFRGPLVEQARALATSSTLARSGWFDMAEIERIVSAHQSGRRDHGRLIWQFFMLEKSLAKLFGI